One stretch of Segatella copri DNA includes these proteins:
- a CDS encoding YncE family protein produces the protein MRKNMIMIGAGMMLALASCDKTEIREITEDRVVPQPVDTIKVADHFYLDGHLSRTAEDLGGRPLDAANLFHDGEELYVANFAGKCVDVFDAETLEFKRSMSNGDRTLARDVYAEGDHLFVAAGENQEVQIFDRKTGKYLSRLGTGSWPASMVSKVGCVCATPRLVFVRDSKYTNIRVFDREALNLGAANNNKVFAKLSTGGDFIGSKDEPLGESYDMEVIGDSLYAFIPRTGTIYSWKVEDIIQQKDYAPLKVSRSQEFKLRSISKTGDKDKFFVSMLKDGKIQLAEYSLTDFQARNFANPLRCFTADDRVLLPSQTIIAYQKEKLILTNGAKLDRWDIRNNPAYEIKPRQK, from the coding sequence ATGAGAAAAAATATGATCATGATAGGAGCAGGAATGATGCTGGCTTTAGCTTCCTGCGATAAGACAGAAATACGTGAGATAACGGAAGACAGAGTGGTACCGCAACCGGTAGATACCATCAAGGTGGCAGATCATTTCTATCTGGACGGACATCTTTCCCGCACAGCCGAAGATTTAGGTGGCAGACCGCTGGATGCAGCCAACCTCTTTCACGATGGCGAAGAGTTGTATGTGGCGAATTTTGCAGGCAAGTGTGTCGATGTCTTCGATGCCGAAACGTTGGAATTCAAGCGCAGCATGAGCAACGGCGACCGCACGCTGGCACGCGATGTTTATGCAGAAGGCGACCATCTCTTTGTGGCTGCCGGTGAAAATCAGGAGGTACAGATCTTCGACAGGAAAACGGGCAAATATCTCAGCCGCCTGGGCACAGGTTCCTGGCCAGCCAGCATGGTTTCGAAGGTGGGCTGTGTTTGCGCAACCCCTCGTCTTGTTTTCGTGCGCGACTCAAAGTATACCAACATCCGAGTCTTCGACCGCGAGGCGCTGAACCTGGGGGCAGCAAACAACAATAAGGTATTTGCCAAGCTCAGTACGGGTGGCGATTTCATTGGTAGCAAGGATGAGCCGCTGGGAGAATCCTACGATATGGAGGTGATTGGCGATTCGCTCTATGCCTTCATCCCTCGCACGGGAACCATCTATTCATGGAAAGTAGAAGACATCATCCAGCAAAAGGATTATGCCCCGCTCAAGGTTTCCCGTTCTCAGGAGTTCAAGCTACGTTCCATTTCAAAGACCGGTGACAAGGATAAGTTCTTCGTATCAATGTTGAAGGACGGCAAGATACAGTTGGCAGAATACAGTCTCACCGATTTCCAGGCAAGAAACTTTGCCAATCCGTTGCGCTGTTTCACCGCCGATGACCGCGTCCTCCTTCCTTCGCAGACCATCATAGCCTACCAGAAGGAGAAACTGATACTCACCAATGGTGCAAAGTTAGACCGCTGGGATATCCGCAACAATCCGGCATACGAAATCAAGCCAAGACAGAAATAA
- the hflX gene encoding GTPase HflX has protein sequence MKEFVISEVKAETAVLVGLITKTQDEAKTKEYLDELEFLADTAGAVTVKRFTQKVVSPNQTTYVGKGKLEEIKEYIKNEEEEDREVGMVIFDDELSAKQIRNIEQELQVKILDRTSLILDIFAMRAQTAAAKTQVELAQYRYMLPRLQRLWTHLERQGGGSGSGGGKGSVGLRGPGETQLEMDRRIILGRMSLLKERLAEIDKQKTTQRKNRGRMVRVALVGYTNVGKSTIMNLLSKSEVFAENKLFATLDTTVRKVVVDNLPFLLADTVGFIRKLPTDLVDSFKSTLDETREADLLLHVVDISHPDFEEQIQVVENTLKELDCADKPSMIIFNKIDNYSWVEKEEDDLTPMEKENIPLEDLKKTWMAKLNEDCLFISAKNKENIDEFREILYKKVRELHVQKYPYNDFLYQDYE, from the coding sequence ATGAAAGAATTTGTAATATCAGAAGTCAAGGCGGAAACCGCTGTACTCGTGGGTCTGATTACCAAGACACAGGACGAAGCCAAGACAAAAGAATATCTCGACGAGTTGGAATTTCTTGCCGATACTGCGGGGGCTGTCACCGTAAAGCGATTCACGCAGAAGGTGGTTTCTCCTAACCAGACCACCTATGTGGGTAAGGGAAAACTCGAAGAAATCAAAGAATATATCAAAAACGAAGAAGAGGAAGATAGAGAAGTAGGTATGGTCATCTTTGATGATGAGCTTTCTGCCAAACAGATCCGTAACATCGAACAGGAACTGCAGGTGAAGATTCTGGACCGCACCTCACTCATCCTCGATATCTTCGCCATGCGTGCGCAAACCGCTGCGGCTAAAACCCAGGTAGAGTTGGCGCAATACCGCTATATGCTCCCTCGTCTGCAAAGACTCTGGACTCACCTGGAACGACAGGGTGGTGGTTCAGGATCTGGTGGCGGTAAGGGATCTGTTGGTCTGCGTGGACCGGGTGAGACCCAGCTCGAGATGGACCGCCGTATCATCCTCGGCAGAATGAGTCTCCTCAAAGAACGACTGGCAGAAATCGACAAGCAGAAGACTACACAGCGAAAAAACAGAGGCAGAATGGTGCGCGTGGCACTGGTGGGCTATACCAACGTAGGTAAATCTACCATCATGAATCTGCTCAGCAAGAGCGAGGTGTTTGCAGAGAACAAACTCTTTGCCACCCTCGACACCACCGTACGCAAGGTGGTGGTAGACAACCTGCCGTTCCTCCTTGCCGATACCGTAGGATTCATCCGCAAATTGCCAACCGACCTGGTCGACTCCTTCAAGAGTACCCTTGACGAGACACGCGAGGCCGACCTCCTTCTGCACGTAGTAGATATCTCACATCCCGACTTCGAAGAGCAGATCCAGGTAGTAGAGAATACGCTCAAGGAACTGGATTGCGCCGATAAGCCATCGATGATTATCTTCAACAAGATAGACAACTACTCATGGGTAGAAAAAGAGGAAGACGACCTCACACCGATGGAGAAAGAGAACATCCCGCTGGAAGACCTGAAGAAGACATGGATGGCAAAACTCAATGAGGACTGCCTCTTCATCTCGGCAAAGAACAAGGAGAACATCGACGAATTCCGCGAGATACTCTACAAGAAAGTAAGAGAGTTGCACGTACAGAAGTATCCATACAACGACTTCCTGTACCAGGATTATGAGTAA
- a CDS encoding PepSY-like domain-containing protein: protein MKRKFLTAFLSMVLAMISVSCHSSEERIISFNDLPVHAQQFVKKYFAEVAVSHAEKEKDNGRWEYDVLLSDGTQLEFDAKGEWTSVNCKFSVMPDGIIPANIAADIAKRYPNQKPYKIEKELGGYEIDIPGYELYYNKAGVFIRVEADYH, encoded by the coding sequence ATGAAAAGAAAGTTTTTGACGGCATTTTTGTCGATGGTATTGGCTATGATATCAGTATCTTGCCATAGCAGTGAGGAAAGAATAATCAGTTTTAATGATTTGCCGGTGCATGCACAGCAGTTTGTAAAGAAGTATTTTGCAGAGGTTGCCGTGAGCCATGCGGAGAAGGAAAAGGACAACGGCCGGTGGGAGTATGATGTATTGCTCAGCGACGGAACCCAACTGGAGTTTGATGCGAAAGGCGAGTGGACTTCGGTTAACTGCAAGTTCTCTGTGATGCCTGATGGTATCATTCCAGCCAACATTGCAGCAGATATAGCGAAGCGATATCCTAATCAGAAGCCTTACAAGATAGAGAAAGAGTTAGGAGGATATGAAATCGATATCCCTGGTTATGAACTCTATTACAATAAAGCCGGTGTCTTTATCCGTGTAGAAGCCGATTATCATTAA
- a CDS encoding DUF4954 family protein: MNDYRPLTTEEIEVLKHNDCWAEDWTSVNVSEDFKPNFMHRVMLYGEINIGSFNKNVEVSQGFVKHSGINNATLRNVTIGDDCLIENVGNFINNYTIGDDCYISNISTMETTEGATYGEGNLVSVLNEVGEGNVILFSDLNSQLAAFMVKHFPDKEMKEKIRQLIKTDIDNKMPDRGQIGNNVKIINTKEITNCVINDYCEVNGASRLSDCTLLGSVHGNVYIGTGVITENSIIAEGASVINSVKIQDCFVGEACQLSNGFTASASVFFANSYMSNGEACAAFCGPFTASHHKSSLLIGGMFSFYNAGSATNFSNHAYKMGPMHWGILERGSKTASGAYLLMPATLGSFSVCFGKLMHHPNTRNLPFAYLIADGDKMFLIPGRNITTVGLYRDIKKWPKRDLRAMENRKSIVNFDWLSPYSVGEILKGKKILENLREVTGDNVSQYLYHEYIIPASSLHKGIKYYDIALRIYMGAVLKRVLKRDPAITPPASHVGVGDWDDLSGLLLPVSEEEGIVRDVKEGTIENIEQLLDRFEEINANYRDYQWAWTYQMICDYYGISDITLEDANRIHEDYIKARRSWIAEIRKDAEKEFAMGDVEEEVFRNFVDSLDQEIEYEN; this comes from the coding sequence ATGAATGATTACAGACCTTTAACCACCGAGGAAATCGAGGTGCTTAAACATAACGACTGCTGGGCCGAAGACTGGACCTCAGTCAATGTATCAGAAGATTTCAAGCCCAACTTCATGCACCGCGTGATGCTCTATGGCGAAATAAACATCGGATCCTTCAACAAGAACGTGGAGGTGAGCCAGGGCTTCGTAAAGCATTCGGGCATCAACAATGCCACCTTGCGCAATGTAACCATAGGCGACGACTGTCTGATAGAAAACGTAGGCAATTTCATCAACAACTATACCATTGGCGATGATTGCTACATCTCAAACATCTCGACCATGGAAACCACCGAGGGAGCTACTTACGGCGAAGGAAATCTTGTGAGCGTACTCAACGAGGTGGGCGAAGGCAACGTAATCCTCTTCAGCGATCTGAACAGCCAGCTGGCAGCCTTCATGGTGAAACATTTCCCTGACAAGGAAATGAAGGAGAAAATCCGCCAACTCATCAAGACCGACATCGACAACAAGATGCCGGATCGGGGCCAGATTGGCAATAATGTGAAGATCATCAATACCAAGGAGATTACCAACTGCGTAATCAATGATTACTGCGAAGTGAACGGTGCTTCCCGTCTGAGCGACTGTACGCTATTGGGCTCTGTTCATGGCAACGTATATATCGGCACAGGCGTTATTACAGAAAACAGCATCATCGCTGAAGGCGCCAGCGTCATCAACAGCGTAAAGATACAGGATTGCTTCGTAGGCGAAGCCTGCCAGTTGTCTAACGGCTTTACCGCTTCAGCCTCCGTATTCTTCGCCAACTCCTATATGAGCAATGGCGAGGCTTGTGCAGCATTCTGCGGTCCTTTCACCGCTTCTCATCATAAGAGCAGTCTGCTTATCGGAGGCATGTTCTCTTTCTATAACGCCGGTTCTGCCACCAACTTCAGCAACCATGCCTACAAGATGGGACCTATGCACTGGGGCATTCTGGAGCGCGGTTCCAAGACAGCCAGCGGTGCTTATCTCCTGATGCCAGCCACTCTGGGTTCCTTCTCAGTATGCTTCGGCAAGCTGATGCACCACCCTAACACCCGCAACCTGCCTTTCGCCTATCTCATTGCCGATGGCGACAAGATGTTCCTCATCCCGGGCAGAAACATCACTACCGTAGGTCTGTACCGCGACATCAAGAAATGGCCTAAGCGTGATCTCCGTGCTATGGAGAACCGCAAGAGCATCGTCAACTTCGACTGGCTTTCGCCTTATTCTGTTGGCGAGATTCTGAAGGGTAAGAAGATTCTTGAAAACCTGCGCGAGGTAACGGGCGATAACGTTTCGCAGTATCTCTATCACGAATATATCATACCGGCTTCATCGCTCCACAAGGGCATCAAATATTATGATATCGCCCTCCGCATCTACATGGGTGCCGTATTGAAGCGTGTACTGAAGCGCGACCCAGCCATCACCCCTCCAGCCAGTCATGTCGGCGTGGGCGATTGGGATGATCTTTCGGGACTCCTACTCCCTGTTTCTGAAGAAGAAGGCATCGTTAGGGATGTGAAGGAAGGAACTATCGAGAATATAGAACAGTTGCTCGACCGGTTTGAAGAAATCAATGCCAACTATCGCGACTACCAGTGGGCATGGACCTACCAGATGATCTGCGATTACTACGGCATCAGTGACATCACACTCGAAGATGCCAACCGCATACACGAAGATTATATCAAGGCACGCCGCTCATGGATAGCAGAAATCCGGAAGGATGCTGAGAAAGAATTCGCCATGGGCGATGTGGAGGAAGAGGTTTTCCGCAACTTCGTCGACAGCCTCGACCAGGAAATAGAATACGAGAATTAA
- a CDS encoding thiol protease/hemagglutinin PrtT, whose product MKKKEERKKWKGLKNGFLLMGFIALLIASSQTVRAEEINWKKAAEIAKRYVTLPQDTGMKAKEKGRKNKTGSPYYIYNDARGQGFVIVSGDDQMGDVLGYSKEGSLDTLNANPCVKLLLSGYRQTFEVLKEGKVKVQSHTRTGLYSKTVAPMLKSKWGQSYPFNAKTGYDYSGCVATAVAQMMYYHQWPAQGQGKNEYVVTYYQAKKSADFSQSHYDWAHMLPDYRYPVQATPAEIDAVALLMNDVGVASFMQYTPSASGTQGVFAYQALQKHFDYSAAYVTKAVEGPGRFAEILRQELLNGCPVYLEGRPAGSASGHAWVTDGFDENGLFHMNFGWEGQGDAYYSLTNLNVSQTGSEFQGKPLAFNRAITAILAHPNNGKYPEIERGLLETSPQLMFNEGGSLSLKEASGKLFDPSQPVTVEMNSFVNRGKPFRGDIGVAVYDEAGNLKQVVYSDDHQLGGFTERLYGGEQKGWMGTDYLINQAQKISLSLAGLENGYYRIIAICAARKDDGSWDDFLPMKKAPVIGVELKDGAGRISEICSEDARFQLMGQPRLDGKAEQGSKVRAFFTIKNLNGVPRDCYLRVKLLDENQEVVLSTRVDQLTEIDGFSETEIPILLSVPAQLAPGYYQVKLEITSDEAETQDCPLNGIHDQDAAYIEVVKGEEKPLMAKAEVFLTDDSHGKIETGSVDVSKVSLFKMGVSLRTTEDRSYEGHVSLISEDVDTKEEIEVNGLSDDVTVSSAFDVPLYSYWLCKNNLPWTDGHTYLFRVMGEIGGKKVELKNPQEPSYFLKRKGDILILYQDTATGIENATISDTETEICREGHQLLVSGKDVRKIKLYNTGGNLLRQASATDGKTVSLSLQGIRQGVYLLRVETGMQSKTYKLLL is encoded by the coding sequence ATGAAAAAGAAAGAAGAAAGGAAAAAATGGAAGGGACTGAAAAACGGGTTCCTGTTGATGGGATTCATAGCCCTGCTGATAGCCAGTTCGCAAACTGTTCGTGCCGAGGAAATCAATTGGAAGAAGGCGGCGGAGATAGCTAAGAGATATGTCACTCTGCCGCAAGATACCGGTATGAAAGCAAAGGAGAAGGGCAGGAAAAATAAGACCGGTTCACCTTATTATATATATAATGATGCGCGGGGACAGGGATTCGTTATCGTATCTGGTGATGACCAGATGGGTGACGTGCTGGGATACAGCAAAGAAGGTAGTCTCGATACGCTCAATGCCAATCCCTGCGTAAAACTGCTGCTTTCGGGATACCGACAGACTTTCGAGGTGCTGAAAGAAGGAAAGGTGAAGGTGCAAAGCCATACACGCACAGGACTTTACTCTAAAACCGTAGCGCCGATGCTGAAAAGCAAATGGGGACAGTCGTATCCGTTTAATGCTAAAACGGGATATGATTACAGCGGCTGTGTGGCTACGGCTGTGGCTCAGATGATGTATTATCATCAGTGGCCGGCTCAGGGACAGGGAAAAAACGAATATGTGGTAACCTACTACCAGGCCAAGAAGAGTGCGGATTTCAGTCAGTCGCATTACGACTGGGCCCACATGTTGCCCGACTACCGCTATCCGGTTCAGGCTACTCCTGCAGAGATTGATGCCGTAGCCTTACTGATGAACGATGTGGGTGTGGCTTCTTTCATGCAATATACGCCCAGCGCAAGTGGAACCCAGGGAGTCTTCGCCTATCAGGCGCTGCAGAAGCATTTCGATTATTCGGCAGCCTACGTTACGAAAGCTGTAGAAGGACCGGGGAGGTTTGCAGAAATCCTGAGACAGGAACTGCTTAACGGATGTCCGGTTTATCTGGAAGGCAGACCAGCCGGTTCGGCTTCCGGTCATGCCTGGGTAACTGATGGTTTCGATGAAAACGGCCTCTTCCACATGAACTTCGGTTGGGAGGGACAGGGCGATGCCTATTATTCGCTCACCAATCTCAATGTTTCGCAGACCGGAAGTGAGTTCCAGGGCAAACCGCTTGCCTTTAATCGTGCCATTACCGCCATCTTAGCTCATCCCAACAACGGGAAATATCCCGAAATAGAGCGCGGACTGCTGGAAACTTCGCCGCAGCTGATGTTCAACGAGGGTGGTTCTCTCAGCCTGAAAGAGGCGTCGGGAAAGTTATTCGACCCTTCACAGCCTGTAACTGTCGAGATGAATTCCTTCGTCAACAGAGGCAAGCCTTTCAGGGGTGACATCGGTGTTGCCGTTTATGATGAAGCAGGGAATCTCAAGCAGGTGGTTTATTCTGATGATCATCAGCTGGGAGGCTTTACGGAAAGACTTTATGGCGGAGAGCAGAAGGGATGGATGGGAACTGATTATCTTATCAATCAGGCTCAGAAAATCAGTCTCAGTCTTGCCGGTCTTGAAAACGGCTATTACCGTATCATCGCTATATGTGCAGCACGGAAGGATGATGGTTCATGGGATGATTTCCTGCCGATGAAGAAGGCACCTGTTATCGGGGTGGAACTGAAAGACGGTGCCGGCCGCATCTCTGAAATCTGTTCGGAAGATGCCCGCTTCCAACTGATGGGGCAGCCAAGACTTGACGGCAAAGCTGAACAGGGCAGCAAGGTACGTGCCTTCTTCACTATCAAGAACCTCAATGGTGTGCCGCGCGACTGTTACCTGAGAGTGAAACTGCTGGATGAGAACCAGGAGGTTGTGCTGAGTACACGTGTGGACCAGCTGACCGAAATAGATGGTTTCAGCGAGACCGAAATCCCGATTCTCCTTTCGGTTCCTGCCCAGCTTGCTCCGGGATATTATCAGGTGAAACTGGAGATTACTTCGGATGAAGCCGAAACCCAGGATTGTCCGCTTAACGGTATCCACGATCAGGATGCAGCCTATATAGAGGTGGTAAAGGGAGAGGAGAAACCGCTGATGGCAAAAGCTGAAGTTTTTCTAACTGATGATTCGCACGGGAAGATAGAAACCGGAAGCGTCGATGTATCGAAGGTATCTCTCTTCAAGATGGGTGTTTCGCTGCGTACGACAGAAGACCGCAGTTACGAGGGGCATGTTTCCCTCATCTCTGAAGATGTAGATACAAAGGAAGAAATAGAGGTAAATGGACTCAGCGATGATGTAACCGTCTCATCAGCTTTCGACGTGCCGCTTTACAGCTACTGGCTGTGCAAGAATAATCTGCCTTGGACCGATGGTCATACCTATCTGTTCAGGGTGATGGGCGAAATAGGAGGAAAGAAAGTGGAACTGAAGAATCCGCAGGAACCTTCTTATTTTCTCAAGCGAAAGGGCGATATCCTTATCCTCTATCAGGATACAGCTACAGGAATAGAAAATGCTACCATCTCTGATACTGAAACCGAGATCTGTCGCGAGGGACATCAACTCTTGGTTTCGGGCAAGGACGTGAGAAAGATTAAACTGTATAATACGGGAGGAAACCTGCTCAGACAGGCATCTGCTACGGATGGAAAAACAGTCAGTCTCTCTTTACAGGGTATCAGACAAGGCGTTTATCTGTTGCGGGTAGAAACCGGTATGCAAAGCAAGACATATAAACTGTTGCTTTAA
- a CDS encoding fumarate hydratase → MAKTPDFKYAPMFQIGEDKTEYRLISKEGVSTAEFEGKTILKVSKEALTLLAQQGFHDVEFKLRREHNLQVAKILSDPEASENDKYVALQFLRNAETAVKGILPFCQDTGTAIIHGEKGQRVWTDFEDEEALSLGVYNTFTQDNLRYSQNAPLNMYDEVNTRCNLPAQIDIEATEGDEYRFVMVAKGGGSANKTYFYPMTKATIQNEGTLLPFLVEKMKSLGTAACPPYHIAFVIGGTSAEKNLLTVKLASIKYYDELPTTGDETGRAFRDIDLENKLLEEAHKIGLGAQFGGKYLAHDIRVIRLPRHGASCPIGMGVSCSADRNIKAKINKDGIWLEKMDENPTELIPEELRNPGEGTKGIEIDLDKGIDAVRAELSKYPVSTRVNLKGTIIVARDIAHAKLKARLDAGEEMPEYFKNHPILYAGPAKTPEGYPCGSMGPTTANRMDPYVDEFQDHGASLVMIAKGNRGDVVTEACKKHGGFYLGTIGGVAAVLSKSSIKSIECVEYPELGMEAIWKITVEDFPAFILVDDKGNDFFKQLKPWTPCKECQK, encoded by the coding sequence ATGGCAAAAACTCCAGATTTTAAGTATGCTCCAATGTTCCAGATTGGAGAGGACAAGACAGAGTATCGCCTTATCTCTAAGGAAGGCGTAAGCACAGCAGAGTTCGAGGGTAAGACTATCCTCAAGGTTTCTAAGGAAGCTCTTACTTTGCTGGCGCAGCAGGGTTTCCACGACGTAGAGTTCAAGCTCCGTCGTGAGCACAACCTCCAGGTAGCTAAGATTCTCAGCGACCCAGAGGCTTCAGAGAACGACAAGTACGTAGCACTCCAGTTCCTCCGCAATGCAGAGACTGCCGTGAAGGGCATCCTCCCATTCTGCCAGGATACAGGTACTGCTATCATCCACGGTGAGAAGGGTCAGCGCGTATGGACCGATTTCGAGGACGAAGAGGCACTGAGCCTGGGTGTTTACAACACCTTTACTCAGGACAACCTCCGTTATTCTCAGAACGCTCCTCTCAACATGTATGATGAGGTGAACACCCGTTGCAACCTTCCTGCTCAGATTGATATCGAGGCTACAGAGGGCGACGAGTACCGCTTCGTGATGGTAGCTAAGGGTGGTGGCTCTGCCAACAAGACCTACTTCTACCCAATGACCAAAGCTACTATCCAGAACGAGGGCACATTGCTCCCATTCCTCGTAGAGAAGATGAAGAGTCTGGGTACAGCAGCATGTCCTCCTTACCACATCGCCTTCGTTATCGGTGGTACTTCAGCTGAGAAGAACCTCCTCACCGTGAAGTTGGCTTCTATCAAGTACTACGACGAGTTGCCTACAACAGGTGATGAGACGGGTCGTGCTTTCCGTGACATCGACTTGGAGAACAAGCTTCTCGAAGAGGCTCACAAGATTGGCTTGGGTGCACAGTTCGGCGGTAAGTATCTCGCTCACGATATCCGCGTGATCCGTTTGCCACGTCATGGTGCAAGCTGCCCTATCGGTATGGGTGTAAGCTGCTCTGCCGACCGTAACATCAAGGCTAAGATCAACAAGGATGGTATCTGGTTGGAGAAGATGGATGAGAATCCAACAGAGTTGATTCCTGAGGAGCTCCGCAACCCAGGTGAGGGAACCAAGGGTATCGAGATTGACCTCGACAAGGGTATCGACGCAGTACGTGCTGAGTTGAGCAAGTATCCAGTAAGCACCCGTGTTAACTTGAAGGGTACCATCATCGTGGCTCGTGACATCGCTCACGCTAAGCTCAAGGCTCGTCTGGATGCAGGCGAGGAGATGCCTGAGTACTTCAAGAACCACCCTATCCTCTATGCAGGACCAGCCAAGACTCCAGAGGGTTATCCATGTGGCTCTATGGGACCTACCACAGCCAACCGTATGGATCCATACGTAGATGAGTTCCAGGATCATGGCGCTAGCCTTGTAATGATTGCCAAGGGTAACCGTGGCGATGTTGTTACAGAGGCTTGCAAGAAGCATGGTGGTTTCTACCTCGGTACTATCGGTGGTGTAGCTGCCGTTCTCTCTAAGAGTTCTATCAAGAGCATCGAGTGCGTAGAGTACCCAGAGCTCGGTATGGAGGCTATCTGGAAGATTACCGTAGAGGACTTCCCTGCATTCATCCTCGTAGATGATAAGGGCAACGACTTCTTCAAGCAGTTGAAGCCTTGGACTCCTTGCAAGGAATGCCAGAAGTAA